One genomic window of Luteitalea pratensis includes the following:
- a CDS encoding FAD-binding oxidoreductase: MHRRSFLRAATAAGLIPFVSSRPVAAFTRVTAATADDVEAVRGDGKPVTLSAADIKALAASVRGPVLLADSAGYDAARRVLNPAIDRRPALIAQPTGTADVRRAVSFAAAHGLLLAVKCGGHSFSGMSTCDRGMQIDLSNMRGVRVDRAAKRAFVEGGTLLGLVDHEAAAEGLVTPLGTVSHTGVGGLTTGGGFGRLARRFGLAVDNVMAVDVVTADGSVKHADRNENPDLYWGVRGGGGNFGVVTNFEFALHPFAGMVTAGDMVFPIAKARDLLRFYAEFTPKAPDEVYLDFVMAQQPGGKEGVVLLHVCYSGDNPDRDLAPIRKLGTPIADSVKLVPYVEFQRSGDYTDVRTMGSYMKSGFTTGISEKLIAGVIDGFAGDPARSTAVFTQHAGGAISRQPVDACAFPHRHAQHSLMAAVSWKIGDDAAPHMAYMRKYWATMEPLTSGFYVNEVNDESRAVLNANYRENYPRLVAAKKQYDPTNLFRLNANVLPA, from the coding sequence ATGCATCGACGCTCGTTCCTGCGCGCCGCAACTGCGGCCGGCCTGATCCCGTTTGTCTCGTCCCGGCCAGTCGCGGCCTTCACACGCGTCACTGCCGCCACCGCCGACGACGTCGAGGCCGTGCGAGGCGATGGCAAGCCGGTGACGCTCTCGGCCGCCGACATCAAGGCGCTGGCGGCCAGCGTTCGGGGTCCTGTGCTCCTGGCAGATTCGGCGGGCTACGACGCAGCGCGGCGGGTGCTGAACCCCGCCATCGACAGGCGGCCGGCGCTGATCGCGCAGCCGACGGGCACCGCCGACGTTCGGCGTGCGGTGAGCTTCGCCGCGGCCCACGGCCTCCTCCTTGCGGTGAAGTGCGGGGGCCACAGCTTCTCGGGCATGTCGACCTGCGATCGCGGGATGCAGATCGACCTCTCGAACATGCGCGGCGTGCGCGTCGATCGGGCGGCGAAGCGAGCCTTCGTCGAAGGGGGGACCCTCCTCGGCCTAGTCGACCACGAAGCGGCTGCGGAGGGCCTGGTGACGCCACTTGGCACCGTGTCGCACACCGGCGTTGGCGGCCTCACGACCGGCGGCGGCTTCGGTCGCCTGGCGCGCCGGTTCGGCCTCGCCGTCGACAACGTCATGGCCGTCGATGTGGTCACCGCCGACGGGTCGGTGAAGCATGCCGACCGCAACGAGAATCCGGACCTCTACTGGGGCGTCCGTGGCGGCGGCGGCAACTTCGGCGTGGTGACCAACTTCGAGTTCGCGCTGCATCCGTTTGCCGGCATGGTCACCGCGGGCGACATGGTCTTCCCGATCGCGAAGGCACGCGACCTCCTGCGCTTCTACGCGGAGTTCACCCCGAAGGCTCCTGACGAGGTCTACCTGGACTTCGTCATGGCGCAGCAGCCCGGCGGCAAGGAAGGCGTCGTCCTGCTGCACGTGTGCTACAGCGGCGACAATCCGGATCGCGATCTTGCGCCGATCAGGAAGCTCGGCACACCAATCGCCGACTCGGTGAAACTGGTCCCGTACGTCGAGTTCCAGCGCTCCGGCGACTACACCGACGTGCGCACGATGGGCTCGTACATGAAGAGCGGCTTCACCACCGGCATCAGCGAGAAGCTGATCGCCGGCGTGATCGACGGCTTCGCCGGGGATCCCGCGCGATCCACCGCCGTCTTCACCCAGCACGCGGGCGGCGCAATCAGCCGCCAGCCTGTCGATGCCTGCGCGTTCCCGCACCGGCACGCGCAGCACAGCCTCATGGCCGCCGTGTCATGGAAGATCGGCGACGATGCGGCGCCGCACATGGCGTACATGCGCAAGTACTGGGCGACCATGGAGCCCCTGACCAGCGGCTTCTACGTCAACGAGGTAAACGACGAATCGCGCGCGGTGCTCAACGCCAACTACCGCGAGAACTACCCGCGCCTGGTCGCGGCCAAGAAGCAGTACGACCCGACCAACCTGTTTCGGCTCAATGCGAACGTGTTGCCCGCTTAA
- a CDS encoding GntR family transcriptional regulator — translation MIDTRDPTPIYAQVERGLRAAIAVGRLQPGEQLPTVRQLAVDVSVNANTIARVYAELERQGVLETRRGVGTFVATTAPRAVPAREHRRQLATFLTRMLAEATGAGFTIDEVLDGLQARRAGGDQ, via the coding sequence GTGATCGACACTCGTGACCCCACTCCCATCTACGCGCAGGTCGAGCGTGGCTTGCGGGCGGCCATCGCGGTCGGTCGCCTCCAGCCGGGCGAGCAACTGCCGACGGTGCGCCAACTGGCCGTGGACGTGTCTGTGAACGCCAACACCATCGCGCGTGTCTACGCCGAGCTCGAGCGACAGGGTGTCCTCGAGACGCGGCGTGGCGTCGGCACGTTCGTGGCGACCACCGCCCCACGCGCGGTGCCGGCGCGTGAACATCGCCGCCAGCTGGCGACGTTCCTGACGCGCATGCTTGCCGAGGCCACCGGCGCGGGCTTCACGATTGACGAGGTGCTCGACGGCCTGCAGGCGCGCCGGGCGGGAGGAGACCAATGA
- a CDS encoding slipin family protein, whose product MSPMFPGIRAAAETSPAVPRTNVIAIIILLACAALGAAGAFALDSPVPMIVMVLIGLVLMQAPRVAQQWERAVVLRLGRYSGLRGPGLFWIVPFIDRVPAWIDQRTVTTTFAAEQTLTLDTVPVNVDAVLFWMVHDAEKAALEVQDYAQAVSWAAQTALRDIIGRTTLADLLRGREQIELDLQKLIDQRSTPWGVTVSSVEMRDIVIPSELQDAMSREAQAAREKQARIILGEAELAVARSFEEASRVYIDNPTALHLRGMNMLYEGLKEKGALMIVPSSGLESMGLGALSGAAAIARRDGFGTGPALSASHGAPAADH is encoded by the coding sequence ATGAGCCCCATGTTCCCAGGCATCCGCGCCGCGGCTGAGACCAGCCCCGCCGTGCCCCGCACCAATGTCATCGCCATCATCATCCTGCTGGCATGCGCAGCGCTGGGGGCGGCCGGAGCGTTTGCGCTCGACTCACCGGTTCCGATGATCGTCATGGTGCTGATCGGGCTCGTGCTGATGCAGGCGCCTCGGGTGGCGCAACAATGGGAGCGGGCCGTCGTGCTGCGGCTCGGGCGCTACAGCGGCCTGCGCGGCCCTGGCCTGTTCTGGATCGTGCCCTTCATCGATCGTGTGCCGGCCTGGATCGATCAGCGGACGGTCACCACCACGTTTGCCGCCGAGCAGACCCTGACGCTCGACACGGTGCCGGTCAACGTCGACGCCGTGCTGTTCTGGATGGTGCACGATGCCGAGAAGGCCGCGCTCGAAGTACAGGACTACGCGCAGGCGGTCAGTTGGGCGGCACAGACGGCGCTGCGCGACATCATCGGCCGCACTACTCTCGCCGACCTGCTCCGCGGCCGCGAGCAGATCGAACTCGACCTGCAGAAGTTGATCGACCAGCGGTCCACGCCCTGGGGCGTGACCGTGTCGTCGGTGGAGATGCGCGACATCGTCATTCCGAGTGAACTGCAGGATGCGATGTCACGCGAAGCGCAGGCCGCCCGCGAGAAGCAGGCTAGGATCATCCTCGGCGAGGCCGAACTCGCGGTGGCGCGGTCGTTCGAGGAAGCGTCGCGCGTCTATATCGACAACCCGACGGCGCTGCACCTGCGCGGCATGAACATGCTGTACGAGGGGCTCAAGGAGAAGGGCGCCTTGATGATCGTGCCGAGCAGTGGCCTGGAGTCGATGGGCCTGGGCGCACTCTCCGGCGCCGCCGCCATCGCCCGGCGTGACGGGTTCGGGACCGGTCCTGCGCTGTCTGCGTCACACGGGGCGCCGGCCGCCGACCACTGA
- a CDS encoding sialidase family protein: MPRSLLTLVALPLAISALSLTQPREPRSVQHVDVYKVAGRYGGWPANHGIWAWGNEILAGFEAGYFKDSQAGHSIDYSRPAEHLLARSLDGGATWTIERPADLKPPPGAQQAGVPGEAGGRPVTESPGDIPFTHPDFVFTARMASIHVGPSRFYYSTDRGHTWKGPFALPDMGTPGIAARTDYLVDGPKTMTIFLTAAKANQKEGRVIAARTTDGGKTWARLAYLHDEPSGNEFGIMPSSVRLSPTSILTAVRYRRFIETYRSDDNGSSWQHVARAVPDTGRGNPPGLVKLKDGRLVITYGYRAEPYGIRARISKDEGKTWDDEVALRSDGGTWDLGYTRTVQRPDGKLVTVYYYNVGNTERFIGATIWQP, from the coding sequence ATGCCTCGATCACTCCTCACGCTGGTGGCGCTGCCCCTGGCGATTTCCGCCCTGTCGCTGACGCAACCGCGCGAACCGCGCTCTGTCCAGCACGTCGACGTCTACAAGGTTGCCGGCCGGTACGGCGGCTGGCCCGCCAATCATGGCATCTGGGCGTGGGGCAACGAGATCCTGGCCGGTTTCGAGGCGGGATACTTCAAGGACAGCCAGGCCGGGCATTCAATCGACTACAGCCGGCCAGCCGAGCACCTGCTCGCACGCAGCCTCGACGGCGGCGCCACCTGGACCATCGAACGGCCCGCGGATCTCAAGCCACCTCCGGGCGCGCAGCAAGCCGGCGTCCCGGGCGAAGCCGGCGGCCGCCCCGTCACGGAGAGTCCGGGCGACATCCCGTTCACGCATCCGGACTTCGTGTTCACGGCCCGCATGGCGAGCATCCATGTCGGCCCCTCACGCTTCTACTACTCGACCGATCGCGGCCATACGTGGAAGGGACCGTTCGCGCTGCCCGACATGGGCACGCCGGGCATCGCCGCGCGCACCGACTACCTGGTCGACGGCCCGAAGACGATGACGATCTTCCTGACCGCCGCCAAGGCCAACCAGAAGGAAGGACGGGTGATCGCCGCCCGCACGACCGACGGCGGCAAGACCTGGGCGCGACTGGCGTACCTGCATGACGAACCGTCCGGCAATGAGTTCGGCATCATGCCTTCGTCGGTTCGCCTGTCGCCGACATCGATCCTGACCGCTGTCCGCTATCGCCGCTTCATCGAAACGTACCGCTCCGACGACAACGGCAGTTCCTGGCAGCACGTCGCGCGTGCCGTGCCCGACACGGGCCGCGGCAACCCGCCAGGCCTCGTCAAGCTGAAGGACGGTCGCCTCGTGATCACCTACGGCTACCGTGCCGAGCCCTATGGCATCCGGGCCCGCATCAGCAAGGACGAGGGCAAGACGTGGGACGACGAGGTCGCGCTGCGCAGCGACGGCGGCACGTGGGATCTCGGGTACACGCGCACCGTCCAGCGTCCCGACGGCAAGCTCGTGACGGTCTACTACTACAACGTCGGCAACACCGAGCGCTTCATCGGCGCGACGATCTGGCAACCATAG
- a CDS encoding amidohydrolase family protein, whose translation MQKSRTIWNTFQKVGRRLGLVSTGVGIAIGGGAMALLMAAQEREQDPPMGPAIFVGDTVLKPYDPTPALTTKETRVDRAKYPATDIHAHWPASVEPAALLKAMDDLGVERAVNLSGGFGPQLDRMLARYSDAAPGRLVICGNIDFSKIDEPTFAADHVAMLERAQARGMAGLKIFKNLGLTIKDRTGKVVPIDDPRIEPIWAACGRLHIPVLIHSADPVAFFAPIDDKNERWLQLKRHPDWSFYGPGFPAREEVLLQRDRVMARHPNTTFIGAHLGDNGEDLSALEARLGRYRNFVVDLSAREAEMGRQPYAARAFLIRWQDRVLFGTDQYPGRPDQPRHRLYYRLLETADEYFKYYDHPFPPTGEWRVYGLHLPDAVLKKIYQSNADRVLGWRVRDRQRQAFRPRDSSTAP comes from the coding sequence ATGCAAAAGTCTCGCACGATTTGGAACACGTTTCAAAAAGTAGGCCGGCGCCTCGGGTTGGTGTCGACCGGGGTCGGGATCGCGATTGGCGGTGGTGCGATGGCCCTGCTGATGGCGGCGCAGGAACGCGAGCAGGATCCGCCGATGGGGCCGGCCATCTTCGTCGGCGACACGGTGCTCAAGCCGTACGATCCGACACCGGCGCTGACGACGAAGGAAACCCGCGTCGATCGCGCGAAGTACCCGGCGACAGACATCCACGCCCACTGGCCGGCGAGCGTCGAGCCCGCGGCGCTGCTGAAGGCGATGGACGACCTCGGAGTCGAACGGGCCGTGAACCTGAGTGGCGGGTTCGGGCCGCAACTCGATCGCATGCTCGCGCGTTATTCCGACGCAGCACCGGGCCGCCTCGTCATCTGCGGCAACATCGACTTCTCGAAGATCGACGAGCCTACCTTCGCTGCCGATCACGTCGCGATGCTCGAGCGCGCCCAGGCGCGCGGCATGGCCGGACTGAAGATCTTCAAGAACCTCGGGCTGACGATCAAGGACCGCACCGGCAAGGTCGTGCCGATCGACGATCCGCGCATCGAACCGATCTGGGCGGCCTGCGGCCGGCTGCACATCCCGGTGCTGATCCACTCGGCCGATCCAGTGGCGTTCTTCGCGCCGATCGACGACAAGAACGAACGCTGGCTGCAGTTGAAGCGGCATCCGGACTGGAGTTTCTACGGCCCGGGCTTCCCGGCGCGCGAGGAGGTGCTGCTGCAGCGCGATCGCGTGATGGCGCGTCATCCGAACACGACGTTCATCGGTGCGCACCTCGGCGACAACGGCGAGGACCTCTCGGCCCTCGAGGCGCGGCTCGGCCGCTACCGCAACTTCGTCGTCGACCTCTCGGCGCGCGAGGCTGAAATGGGGCGGCAGCCGTACGCGGCGCGCGCGTTCCTGATCCGCTGGCAGGATCGCGTGCTGTTTGGCACCGACCAGTATCCGGGGCGGCCCGACCAGCCACGGCATCGCCTCTATTACCGTCTGCTCGAGACCGCCGACGAGTACTTCAAGTACTACGACCACCCGTTCCCGCCGACGGGGGAGTGGCGCGTGTACGGGCTGCACCTGCCCGACGCGGTGCTCAAGAAGATCTACCAGTCCAATGCCGACCGCGTGCTCGGCTGGCGTGTGCGCGACAGGCAGCGCCAGGCGTTCCGGCCGCGCGACTCGTCGACGGCGCCGTGA
- a CDS encoding FAD-binding oxidoreductase: MTASRLSDASASPLEGHLAIREVPAVFIEALKARFGERCSTVASVREQHGRDESPFTQVPPPAAVVFAESTEDVVDTVRLAAAHRVPVIPYGAGSSLEGHLLAVQGGISLDLGRMARILAVHADDMTITVQPGVARTAVNRALEGKGLFFPVDPGADASIGGMCATRASGTNAVRYGTMRENVLALEVVMASGEVIRTGTRATKSSAGYDLTRLFVGSEGTLGVITEITLNLHPLPDAVGAATCSFTGIAAAVRTAMSIIQAGVPIARCELLDTHSVRMVNAHSRLQLPEQPMLLMEFHGSASDVEDQARSAEALATEEGGEAFAWATTPEARTRLWTARHNAYFAAIHAYPGCRVISTDTCVPISRLADCLLESAAEAEASGLPHYLLGHVGDGNFHFGYLIDPDSAADWGVAETLNKALVHRALSLGGTCSGEHGIGLHKMGFLREEAGDGAIAVMRAIKQALDPLDIMNPGKIFTLGA; the protein is encoded by the coding sequence ATGACGGCCAGCCGCCTGTCCGATGCATCGGCGTCCCCGCTTGAAGGGCATCTGGCCATCCGCGAGGTCCCGGCCGTGTTCATCGAGGCCCTGAAGGCTCGATTTGGTGAGCGGTGCTCGACGGTGGCATCGGTGCGCGAGCAGCACGGACGGGATGAATCGCCGTTCACGCAGGTGCCGCCGCCGGCAGCGGTGGTGTTTGCCGAGTCCACCGAAGACGTCGTCGACACCGTGCGTCTCGCGGCCGCGCACCGCGTCCCGGTCATCCCGTATGGTGCGGGCTCTTCGCTCGAGGGCCATCTGCTCGCGGTGCAAGGGGGCATCAGCCTCGACCTCGGGCGCATGGCGCGCATCCTCGCCGTGCATGCCGACGACATGACGATCACCGTGCAGCCCGGCGTGGCACGCACTGCGGTCAATCGCGCACTCGAAGGCAAGGGGCTGTTCTTCCCCGTCGATCCCGGCGCCGACGCCAGCATCGGCGGGATGTGCGCGACGCGCGCCAGCGGGACCAATGCCGTGCGTTACGGCACGATGCGCGAGAACGTGCTGGCGCTGGAAGTCGTCATGGCGAGTGGCGAGGTGATCCGCACCGGGACGCGTGCCACGAAGAGCAGTGCTGGTTACGACCTCACGCGGTTGTTCGTCGGTAGCGAAGGCACACTGGGCGTGATCACCGAGATCACGCTGAATCTGCATCCGCTTCCCGACGCTGTCGGCGCAGCCACGTGCTCGTTCACGGGTATCGCCGCCGCGGTGCGCACGGCGATGAGCATCATCCAGGCGGGCGTGCCGATTGCGCGCTGCGAGTTGCTCGACACGCACTCGGTGCGCATGGTCAATGCCCACTCGCGGCTGCAGTTGCCGGAACAACCGATGCTCCTGATGGAGTTCCACGGCTCGGCCAGCGACGTCGAGGACCAGGCGCGATCAGCCGAGGCGCTCGCCACCGAGGAAGGCGGCGAAGCCTTCGCATGGGCGACCACGCCCGAAGCGCGCACCCGCCTCTGGACCGCGCGGCACAACGCGTACTTCGCCGCCATCCACGCCTATCCGGGGTGCCGCGTGATCTCGACCGACACCTGCGTGCCGATCTCGCGTCTCGCCGACTGCCTGCTGGAGTCGGCCGCGGAAGCCGAGGCCTCGGGCCTGCCCCACTACCTGCTCGGCCACGTCGGCGACGGCAACTTCCATTTCGGGTACCTGATCGATCCGGACAGCGCCGCGGACTGGGGCGTCGCCGAGACCCTCAACAAGGCACTGGTGCACCGCGCCCTGTCGCTGGGCGGCACGTGCTCGGGCGAGCACGGGATCGGCCTGCACAAGATGGGATTCCTGCGAGAGGAAGCCGGCGACGGCGCAATCGCCGTGATGCGCGCCATCAAGCAGGCGCTCGATCCGCTCGACATCATGAATCCGGGCAAGATCTTCACGCTTGGCGCGTGA
- a CDS encoding alpha/beta fold hydrolase: MNRSKSRLNQMRVVQAFITLPMIVALFSGRANGQLPAAAAPLKAIAINGTTLHYVERGSGTPIVFVHGSLGDYRTFQPQFDALSSNFRVVAYSRRFHPPNDVPAGVPSYALQVHVDDLAELVKVLGLGPCHFVGASYGAYVALAFSLQHPDLVRSLVLGEPPVFPLLQNSSVGRGLLEAFRRNAIEPAREAFRAGELETGLRRFIDGVMGEGTFDRMPPEARKRVMIFGPEMRLEMLTDSSIAMTPLACEALAKLSRPVLLISGDRSVPMFHVVTRELEQCLEGETHVMLPDADHGLHGRNPAFYLESVKVFLAR; encoded by the coding sequence ATGAACCGCTCGAAGAGTCGCTTGAATCAGATGCGGGTTGTGCAAGCGTTCATCACACTGCCGATGATTGTGGCGCTGTTCAGCGGCAGGGCCAACGGACAACTCCCCGCTGCCGCCGCGCCGCTTAAGGCGATTGCAATCAACGGAACCACGCTTCATTACGTCGAGCGAGGATCTGGGACACCAATCGTGTTCGTCCACGGCAGCCTCGGTGACTACCGTACGTTCCAGCCACAGTTTGACGCCCTGTCGTCCAACTTCCGCGTTGTGGCGTACAGCCGACGTTTCCATCCGCCCAACGATGTGCCGGCAGGAGTTCCTTCGTACGCGCTTCAGGTACACGTCGATGATCTGGCCGAACTCGTCAAGGTGCTCGGCCTCGGTCCCTGTCACTTCGTCGGCGCATCCTACGGGGCGTACGTCGCACTCGCATTTTCGTTGCAGCACCCTGACCTGGTGCGCAGTCTGGTGCTCGGTGAGCCGCCGGTGTTTCCTCTCCTTCAGAATTCATCTGTAGGGCGCGGCCTACTGGAAGCCTTCAGACGGAATGCGATCGAGCCGGCCCGCGAAGCGTTTCGGGCTGGCGAATTGGAGACCGGACTCCGCAGGTTCATCGATGGCGTCATGGGCGAGGGCACCTTCGACCGAATGCCACCGGAGGCACGGAAGCGCGTGATGATCTTCGGCCCGGAGATGCGGCTCGAAATGCTGACTGATTCCTCGATCGCCATGACCCCACTCGCGTGCGAGGCGCTCGCGAAGCTGAGTCGTCCGGTCCTGCTGATATCGGGCGACCGCAGCGTGCCGATGTTCCATGTCGTGACGCGCGAACTGGAGCAATGTCTCGAGGGCGAGACACACGTCATGCTCCCCGATGCCGACCACGGCCTCCACGGCAGGAATCCCGCGTTCTATCTCGAATCCGTCAAGGTCTTCCTGGCTCGATGA
- a CDS encoding thioredoxin family protein yields MTLLSASSPSPRPSGRWPAWLGLLAFAVASVGTSLSGQMRRPKADVAPFTAATMVAAGSTTRVALTVKLPAGLHVQSDAPRDPSLIPTVLTVQAPAGVTVRHLFYPEATDFEQAGQSQPLAVFEREFVTGAELAIADDAKPGDLVIPGRLRYQACDDKLCFAPQTATFEWKVRIAPAGTAASASEHGDVFARLSQGRMTQPNAAPTTRSIGSSKATAAAETGGSDADVLRTLDRFTVQGTTGGYLPADDFLQFVRDAEAGVPQKGLLDGRGPLAILLIVLIGGLALNLTPCVLPMVPINLAIIGAGAKAGSKQRGFLLGLAYGAAMALVYGVLGLIVILTAGTFGTLNASPWFNLGIAVLFVVLALAMFDVILIDFSNLSRGPDTQGRRGSLALAFTMGGVAALLAGACVAPVVIQVILFSSSLYAGGTSVALALPFVLGLGMALPWPLAGAGMAWLPRPGAWMVRVKQAMGVLILLTAAYYGYLAYEIWDNRRVDAGAVSRSVQDKLQEGWTSSLSAGLAQAEREGKPVLIDFWATWCKNCLTMDATTFEDAGVKTAIDGYVKVKVQAEDPDAEPAKSLLTRFKSVGLPTYVIVRPRR; encoded by the coding sequence GTGACGCTCCTCAGCGCTTCCTCCCCGTCGCCTCGCCCTTCAGGGCGCTGGCCTGCATGGCTGGGGTTGCTGGCCTTTGCGGTCGCGTCAGTCGGCACCAGCCTGTCCGGGCAGATGCGACGTCCGAAGGCGGACGTCGCGCCCTTCACCGCCGCGACGATGGTGGCGGCCGGCTCGACCACGCGAGTGGCGTTGACGGTGAAGTTGCCCGCCGGCCTGCACGTCCAGTCGGACGCGCCACGCGACCCCTCGTTGATTCCGACCGTGCTGACGGTGCAGGCGCCTGCGGGCGTGACCGTCCGCCACCTCTTCTACCCCGAGGCCACCGACTTCGAGCAGGCAGGTCAGTCTCAGCCGCTGGCGGTTTTTGAACGCGAGTTCGTGACCGGCGCGGAACTGGCCATCGCCGACGACGCCAAGCCTGGCGATCTGGTCATCCCCGGCCGGCTGCGCTACCAGGCCTGCGACGACAAACTGTGCTTCGCGCCCCAGACGGCCACGTTCGAATGGAAGGTGCGCATCGCGCCGGCCGGCACCGCTGCCAGCGCCAGCGAGCACGGCGACGTGTTCGCGCGGTTGTCGCAGGGGCGCATGACGCAACCCAATGCCGCCCCGACGACCCGATCGATCGGCTCGAGCAAGGCGACGGCCGCGGCCGAAACAGGCGGCAGCGACGCCGATGTGCTGCGTACGCTCGATCGGTTCACGGTACAGGGCACCACCGGCGGCTACCTGCCTGCCGACGACTTCCTGCAATTCGTGCGTGACGCCGAGGCGGGCGTGCCCCAGAAGGGCCTGCTCGACGGGCGTGGACCGCTCGCGATCCTCCTCATCGTGTTGATCGGTGGCCTCGCGCTCAACCTCACGCCTTGCGTACTGCCGATGGTCCCGATCAACCTCGCGATCATCGGGGCGGGAGCCAAGGCCGGCTCGAAGCAGCGCGGGTTCCTGCTCGGCCTGGCCTACGGCGCGGCGATGGCGCTCGTCTACGGCGTGCTCGGCCTGATCGTGATCCTCACCGCCGGCACCTTCGGCACGTTGAACGCGTCGCCGTGGTTCAACCTCGGCATCGCGGTGCTGTTCGTGGTGCTCGCCCTCGCGATGTTCGACGTCATCCTGATCGACTTCTCGAACCTGTCGCGCGGGCCCGACACGCAGGGACGCCGCGGCTCGCTGGCGCTCGCTTTCACCATGGGCGGCGTCGCCGCGCTGCTCGCGGGCGCATGCGTGGCGCCGGTCGTGATCCAGGTGATCCTGTTCTCGAGCAGCCTCTATGCCGGCGGGACATCGGTCGCCCTGGCGCTGCCGTTCGTGCTCGGCCTCGGCATGGCACTGCCGTGGCCGCTCGCCGGAGCCGGCATGGCCTGGCTGCCCAGGCCCGGCGCCTGGATGGTGCGCGTGAAGCAGGCCATGGGCGTGCTCATCCTCCTCACCGCGGCGTACTACGGCTACCTCGCCTACGAGATCTGGGATAACCGCCGGGTGGACGCCGGTGCGGTCAGCCGCAGCGTCCAGGACAAGCTCCAGGAGGGCTGGACATCGTCGCTCTCCGCCGGGCTCGCGCAGGCCGAGCGCGAAGGCAAGCCGGTGCTCATCGACTTCTGGGCGACCTGGTGCAAGAACTGCCTGACGATGGATGCGACGACGTTCGAGGATGCCGGCGTGAAGACGGCAATCGACGGGTACGTGAAGGTGAAGGTGCAGGCCGAGGATCCCGACGCCGAGCCCGCGAAGTCGCTGCTGACTCGCTTCAAGTCGGTGGGCCTGCCGACGTACGTCATCGTCCGGCCACGAAGGTAG
- a CDS encoding intradiol ring-cleavage dioxygenase, whose amino-acid sequence MGSFVRERREAILMLSAAAGAALAFGCGGSSPTSPTSTSPTGSGTTTTGGTGTTNAACSVSPSETLGPYPSLQDLIRSDIREDREGTPLQLTITVVNVAAGCAPLSNVAVEIWQCDVAGNYSQYGSQTARTYLRGIQTTNSAGEVTFTTLYPGWYQGRATHIHVEVASARRSLKVTQMAFPEDISTIVHTQGVYASRGVNRTTNASDGIFADSIANEMATVAGSPATGMTATFRVGVSA is encoded by the coding sequence ATGGGAAGTTTCGTCCGGGAGCGCCGCGAGGCAATCCTCATGCTCAGTGCCGCCGCAGGTGCGGCGTTGGCGTTCGGGTGTGGTGGATCCTCGCCCACGAGTCCCACGAGCACGTCCCCGACCGGCTCCGGCACCACGACCACCGGCGGCACGGGCACGACCAACGCGGCGTGCTCGGTCTCGCCGAGCGAGACCCTCGGGCCGTATCCGTCGCTGCAGGACCTGATTCGCAGCGACATCCGTGAGGACCGTGAGGGCACACCGCTGCAACTGACGATCACGGTCGTCAACGTCGCGGCGGGATGCGCACCGCTCAGCAACGTGGCCGTCGAGATCTGGCAATGCGACGTCGCCGGCAACTACTCGCAGTACGGCTCGCAGACGGCGCGCACGTACCTGCGCGGCATCCAGACGACCAACAGCGCCGGCGAGGTGACGTTCACCACGCTGTATCCGGGCTGGTACCAGGGCCGCGCGACCCACATCCACGTGGAAGTGGCCAGCGCCCGCCGTTCCCTCAAGGTCACGCAGATGGCGTTTCCCGAGGACATCAGCACCATCGTGCACACGCAGGGCGTCTACGCTTCGCGCGGGGTCAACAGGACCACGAACGCCAGCGACGGCATCTTCGCCGACAGCATCGCGAACGAGATGGCCACGGTCGCGGGCAGCCCGGCGACGGGCATGACGGCCACCTTTCGCGTGGGAGTAAGCGCGTAG